DNA sequence from the Mangifera indica cultivar Alphonso chromosome 18, CATAS_Mindica_2.1, whole genome shotgun sequence genome:
ATACATGTTTCGGAGAAATTTCTGAGACCTTTACTAGTCTCTGTTTAAGGTCTACTCAATTTGCTTGTTCGGTTTCAACACTACAATTCACAGCTTCTTCTAAACCCTCATCAGAAAGTACGATTCTTTCATGTTTTCTTATTGTTTGCTGTAATCATGGTGCTACGTTGCAAACGAATCGCTCAAGAACCGCAAGAAGAGGCTGTCTCACCGTTGAACTCAGTCAACAACAACAGTAACAGCAACCCATCTCAGGTAACTATCGTTCATATccatttcttctttaatttttttcatctgcTTCTTCTTGGTTGTTGTTTCATCATCCAAACAATGCCCCCGGATAAAAGTATCAGAGGAGTTTAggaattataggtttttttttcagTTGCACTTACTGGACACTTAAGCTTACagtcttctctctctctttgttttctgtttgtttGAGTAACATCAGATTTCCACATATAGAACTTTCTAGTTTTGTTGGAATTCGTATTTCTGTTTAATCATTTATGTTAGCCAATGATTCAGAtactcaaaattttctatttacgGAATTGGACTTAAATTTTGCCTTTTTCTTGCCAATACATTACCCAATTGGGTTGCCTTTTTCTACTTTCATGATATTTTATCTGCATCGTCTTCAACTTTGCAATTGATAGATGTGGGTATTCAATAGTACAAAAAACAAAGGATCTTGTACAGTACAATTGCTCAAATTGTGTCTACTTGCCAATTGAGTGATCTCTGTTGTTCTTTGTAGAATTCTTGCAGTACCAGGGTTATGTTCTTATAAATGTTTAGTTTTcgggaaaaaaataaagaaataatttatgtttcttCTATAATTGCAGAATAATGCCCAAAAAAATGATGGCCAGAAGGCGAATGGCAACAAGAGGGCCAACcaaataatcaatttcatattGATTATTAACAGCTATAGCTATGTCAATGAATTGGAGCATTTTGTTAAACAAATTGATGGTGGGCAACGCTTACCAAAAGGGTTCtactttttgtataaaaatgatATGCTTTCTAAACTGGACTGTTTCAAGTTCCATAGCACACATTCTCTGCTTTTGCTGTATCGCAATTTCTAATTGTAGTTGAGTCAAAGATTTGCAGAAGATGTTTTAGACTTGTAGCATTAGTGTACTGATACTTAGTATGTAGAGATTTACAGACAATGATACTGTTTAGAGATGAGAATTTAATAATTCTGCCATAGCTTGTTGTTTTTAACAGTAGAGGATGATATGCCCATGTATCAATGCTGCATGAATCATGGATTTACTAGTATATGGTGCAACAGAAACTCTTGGATATCTTGTTTCTTTTTGAATTCTCCCTTTGATTATTAGGTTTTTTCTGCCTTTTGCCTGTCTTGAGAAGTTAAATGTGCACTTAAAGTTCTTTTGAGAAGTGCATTAGTAATTTCATAACGGGATGATTGGTGCAGGAGTAGACAGTGTAAAGGGTGACCATAACTCAGTCAGGCTAGAGGTGATGGGAAAGGTAAACCCCTACAAAGTGAAAGAGATGGTTGAGTgtgaaacaaagaagaaagtaCAACTCATCTTCCCTTCAGCTGAGATGGAAGGTGATAGAGATGAGAATAAGGGTAATGAAGCAAAATTGCTGAAGCAAATAAAAACAGTACATAAGAATGATGTAGCCAACAAAAAAACTGAAGAGGTACTAAACCTTCAGTCTTGCTGATCTTATGTGTAAAGTTAGGCATTATTTGATGTATGCCCTGTTCTTGTTTGTTGCTGTTATTCTTCCATATTCAATCGAGTTCAgttaattatcttatttaattctACAGAGTAGGTAGAGTATATTTTAGCTCTTAAGCTATGCAAAGAAAGACAACTGTTGCTGAATCAGCAAAATGAATTATTCTATCATTGCCTTTATTGCTAATGCTAGCCAGAGTAACTCAGCATAGTACTAGTTGTTTACTTTTCTTGGGGGATTTTTGGCTCCTACAACTACCATAAATATGAAAACCAAATTGGATTTGATCTCTGTGTGCACCTCCTTCCCCTACCCAAACCATGTGCTGCATGTTAGTTATGTGAGGAATTTGCCGAGTCAGGTCAACTGAACCTATGATCATGATGTGTCAAGTGTAACATGGCTTAGTTAAGTTTGTAAACTTCAAGATTGTTCAATTACATAGGATTTTTGgactaattattttttcattatttgtgcTTCAGAGGTTAACAGTTTTGAAGATCAAACTGTGCTGCAATTCTTGCAATCAGAAACTTCGCAAGAACTTGAAGATCAAAGGTGAGATATGAGACTGCAAGAAATTTTGTTACTTTTTCCGGTATGAAATTTAAAAGGCTGATGAGATACACCACAGACAACCTTATTCTACTGTTGCATAGCATTGTCTGAATAACTTATTGTATCAAGTGGCATATTAGTTATAAGATTAGCTaagaataattttgatatacagGATTAGACATTGTGTCTATGGATGTAGACAAGCATTTACTGAAAGTAAAGGGCACAACAGACTTGACAGACCTGAGATCTTACATGAAAAAGGAGCTCAAGAAGGATGTTGAGATAGTGATTCCTCCTGAGGTCATGGTTCATGTCAAGAAAGGCAATGGCACtgccaaaaagaaagaaaagcttgCTGGCAACATTTACAAGAAAGACAAAGATGCTGGTGCCACCAACAAGAAAGACAAAGGCACTGCTTTTAGTGAGAAAAACCAAGATACTGGAAAAGCCAATGAGAAAATTGAAGGCATTGCTGGTGTTGATGAGAAAAACAAAGCCAGTGCTGCTGTCAAAGAGCcagacaaagataaaaatgatggtttaagaaataataaagacAGAAACAATGATGAAGAGATGAAATCCAAAATGTTCAATACTATGGGTGGTGAAAGAAATGGAGATGGAGGTGGCAACAAAGAGGAGGGTGAACTTAAAAATAAAGCAGTTGATAGTACTGGTAGTGAAACAGGAGTTGGCAACAGGGAGGAGTATGGTAGTTCAACAATCAAGTGCAATCCAGGTATGCACTATCCGCATGATGATCATGCCTATGGTTATTTGCCTGAGTGGCCCCTTTACCCCCCTGTGAAATACTTAAATGATCCTCTTCAACTTTTTAGTGATGAGAATCCTCATTCATGTTGTATCATGTGAATGATGGAAGAAGAAAACAGAGGAggaattattttaaagatttccTTTTGAGTCATAGTAACTGTATGCAGtccacacacacacgcacatatttgtgtatatattttatcatattctttttAGATGTAGAaatcttgtaatttgattttttcaggTTTACATGTATAATTGTAACATTTGATTTTCATAATATATGACTTGATtgtattatttctcttttcattagttgttataaataaaatagatttgttaatttatgttCCTTTATGATTACAAACTCCACTAGATTGTCAAGGCAACTAGggataattattaatttttttagagatCAAATTAGTGAAACTAGCACATGTTAACTTGTAATACTGTATAGGTTGAAAAtttgggtatttaattaaacaaaccttattTGAGAGGATGTATATGATTTTGGTTATCACTCCAGGGGTTATATGAATATAACCATTAGAATAGAGTTGAACATATTTATGTCAATTTAAAAGAAAGAGTTTTTCTTGGAAGTTGAATCATATTCAACCCTAGAGTTTGATGAAGGCAGAGAAATTTCAACTGAAAACaactattttcaaattaaaacttattctaaattataattaatgtttcgtataaaatgttaattaattatattttagagttttttgtgatttttaaatgtttatggtTTGGTGTTGTATTTTCTGTTTGAGATATGGGTTAAGGAATTTTACTTGATGAATGCTGtgttttttaaaggaaaattggTACAAATGTTGATGAAAAAGTGATTTACAAAGGGTTAAGGTTTtctattttcatgaaaattctgtttgtaatttttctttcaatcaCTGTGTTACCATCCACAggtcatattaaatatttatagtaaCGAAACTTCCATTATTTTGGGCAACCAAGGAACCCTTTGCCAGTAATTGATATGGCACTCCCCCAAAGGTATTCCCTGCTTAAACCTTTTAATTGGATAATATACAACACATCAGGCACCTACCTATGTTGCCATACAAATTAAGTTACATTGATCTGCTGGTGTTGAATGCTATCTTATTCTCATCAATAATTcagaattcaaataatattgtGTTAGGTCCAAAGTTTATGCAAGGAAGAGAATCAGGAAGAGGAAATCACATGGAGACACTTGGCGGCAAATTAGAGAGAATAGTTGGCAGCCAGCAGACTAAAGGTATAGAAACAGAGAGCAGACAACAGGCTATGAAAACAGAAATAGTCCAGTGCGCACATAAAAGAGACACTACTGCAGAGCAACAGAGACAGAGGATCATTTGTACGTACATGACCGATGAGGTGGCAACTCAGGATTGGCCAAGCATTAATGAAAGAAGGGAAATTGATATAGACCTGGAAGGGGGAAAGAAAGGGGGGGAGAgcattttgaaggaaaaatagtATATGGGAGAGttccagcctctcgaaagctggagGTTTTAGGTGCGGAACGTCAAGTCATTCAAGCTATTGTTTTGGCTATTTGATTAGTATTCACAAATAGTGATTTAGTTCtcatgttatttgttatttcacTGCTTTATTGTCAAAGCTATTGTTTATCATTCCAAAATATTGAATACAAAAAATATCCGATTTACATttccaaaaaaatatcaatatcatattTGCTCAACAAATATTATTCCATTGTGATTATCCTGCACGTATTGCTTGCGGAAGTTGAGTGAAGTTGTTGTAGAAGTGTTGTGAGCCGAGAAATCTTGTGGCCTTGTTCCAGATCTGTAACATATTGCTGCCCACTGCACTAACAGTTTGAACTTTGAacacataaaacaaatatttcaaacGAAGTACTAATTTTGGTACTTGGGATAATGAAAACCATACCCTGCCTTGCTGAATACTGCACAAAAATGAAATggatttttgccattttcaaattatatatataaactggTCCTCTATCCACCAGGCATTATGTAtccttatttaatattaaaatcaaaaaatcaaaattcttttgTCTAggtataaaaatgaaaatcttagtagtaaaagtgacaaaaaaatgaaactgtaAACCGTCTTTTGGAAGGCCCCGCTATTTGCAGAAAAACAGGAGAGGTGAACTATCAAACATTGCATTAAATAATTCATGGCTGCATCCATATGAATCGGCCCCATACTATTTCTAGGAAGCTTcaactatttcattaactagTATAAATTTCATTGTAGCTTctctcaaaataatttaaaaaaaaaaaaaaatcacagaaGAGAGCAAGAGAGTTTTATAAAGCTTCACAGATTCTATTAAAGGTTTGATGAAGCTGAAGGTGCTGGTAACCAAGTTGCAACGAAGCCTTTTTTTCCTCAACATGGAGAGCTGGGACATGTCTCGATAAATGAAGTGGAAGAAAAGGTGAAAAAGGGATCAGGTGGAGGAGTGAAGAAAGGGCATTTTGCAGTTGTTGCAGTGAAGGGTGAGAAACCAAAGAGGTTCATTTTACAGTTGGGTTACTTGAACAACCCGGAATTCATTAAGCTACTGGAGCAAGCTCAAGAAGAATTTGGATTCCACCAAAAGGGTGTTCTTGCATTGCCTTGCCAACCTAAAGAACTACAGGATATAATAAACTTAAAGAGACATAGAATTGCAAGTAAGagatgattaattaattaactcaatgtctacattttttttcattctgaAGGCAGGCATGCAGTgcaattgtttaattatttttaccgaagaaattaaagcaaaaagtGAGATGGGAACTCATTGATGGCTCTgcagttttcttcatttttcacaATCATTATCGGAGACATCCATGCAAACAAGACAAAATTTGCATCTAACCttcttgcatttttttttctttttgttagtATTTTTACAAACACTTCTCTTTCTCTAGTGATTTATGAGATTTCTTAGAAGAGTCTCCCTCAGGTTTTGTCTTAATACAACAAAACTcttctaaaacttttaaaaaataattatacattacAACCAAGGCAAAGAGAGAAGGTCTTGAAAGCAGAGGAAGGTAAAAGGGGGATGAATTTGGATTGCCTCAAAGTAGCTCAAAGTGGGCATTTTCCCTTATGCTCATTACAACCAAGTTCACTAAGGAACCAAATATGGCTGTGTAAAAGAGCACATCTTTCAAAAGCTAATGAGATTTGAAGCAATTAATCCGTTATCTTATTAGGAGAACCCGATACATGgtctaaaattttgatatagCAGTGCAGTCTGCATGCCAAAGATGTAATCTTTCACTGACACAATTTATGACTATGAACAATAATATGATGCATTGAACATCATGGGAAATTTAGCTTGAAGTCGAATACAGCTTaaatatcccaaaaaaaaaaaaaaaagagaaaactgaTAGTGTTATAGCTCATTTCTGTCTACATTACAGCAATTATTTATTGTCATTACAGCAGCTTCAACAGATACATCGTCTCCCTGCTTCAGCCATGACCCAAGATAAATCTCACATCAGATAACTTAAATAATTCTATcaataattcatttgaaaaagGAGTGACAAGAGCTTTTTAAAGATAAGTACACCAGGTCAAGACACTTTCGGTGTAACTGATCATGAGCATGCACGAGCAGGCAGTACTGAAAATTAgtgtatgtttttattttataacgAAAAAATCTTACTTGCACTGAGCGGCCTGAGACTGAAAATTAGTGCATGTTTTTTGTTATCTATTTTGATGCATGTTTCCTAATGCATAGAGTAAGTGAGTCCTAGTGTTTGTTCCAGTGGTTGTTAGTGCACTGAACCTACAAAAAGCTGATTCGAGTTTTCTGCGTGTTGCATGTGATGGAGAAAATGATCTAAACTTTTAAAAGGATAGTTTCGTCATTTCAATCAATGAATCATCTTCTCGTATTAAATACAAACATCCCAAATCTAGCCCACTATACTCTGTCTCTGGCCCATAGTAATTCCTCCAGCTGAAGCGAGTACTCAATTATACCATACTCTAGCGCGTGGCCTTGGCAAATTGTGAGCTGTGATTGGGTAAAcgaatttataaataaacctCAGAGCTTACGCTTCGTCGACCTCACTCAACTCCTATTTTTTCACTTCTACCACCATCCACTTCCGTCTGGcttttttcaatttctcaaaattCCCTCCATGTCCCCTTAAACCCTTTGCTCAGAAACTCCTTCTTCATTGCTTTTaggtttttctttctttcaaattaaagatcAAGTCAGTTGTTAGTTTTGTGTTCTGATTCCGTTTCAATTTGAAGCTTACTTTCTGAGTTCTTCAATTGTAGTTTAGCCTCTCGTGGGttacttttttgttttcagCTCTCGTTCTTTCGTTATTTTTTGACCGTTATAGgtgtgaaattttcaaaattttgagcaTTCTAGGGTTTGGCGGAATCTGGTTCGATTCTTTTCTAGGGCTTTTTGCTGAGAAGACGTTGGAAAGGGAGATCCAGAACGAGTGTTTTAATAggcttttaatgaattttattaaggGTATTGCAACGACCAGTGGGTTGTTAATGGGATGAATGACGAGAGAGTTGAgatgaaaccctaattttgattatgaggTTTTGAACATGAGCCATGGAGGTGGAGAGAGCAATACAAAGAGTGAACCAACAAGCGCCACGTCATCAACACGAGCTGGAGCTGATCATTTCGGTCGAGCAGTTGCAAAAATCGCGGTGGCACAAATATGTGAAAGCGTTGGATTTGAAGGCTTCAAAGATTCGGCTTTGGATGCCTTCGCAGATTTTGTAATCAGATTCATCCGTGACTTAGGTAAATCCTCCAGTTTTCATGCTAACTTAGCCGGTAGAACGCAATGcaatttatttgatacaatttgtGGATTAGAAGAGTTAGGAgctgtaaatgggtttttaggtGCATCAGAGATACGTAAATGTCTCGTAGGGTCAGGCATGGTAAGGGAAATTATTCAGTTTTCGGAATCTAATGAGGAAGTCCC
Encoded proteins:
- the LOC123201580 gene encoding uncharacterized protein LOC123201580 isoform X1, which codes for MVLRCKRIAQEPQEEAVSPLNSVNNNSNSNPSQNNAQKNDGQKANGNKRANQIINFILIINSYSYVNELEHFVKQIDGVDSVKGDHNSVRLEVMGKVNPYKVKEMVECETKKKVQLIFPSAEMEGDRDENKGNEAKLLKQIKTVHKNDVANKKTEERLTVLKIKLCCNSCNQKLRKNLKIKGLDIVSMDVDKHLLKVKGTTDLTDLRSYMKKELKKDVEIVIPPEVMVHVKKGNGTAKKKEKLAGNIYKKDKDAGATNKKDKGTAFSEKNQDTGKANEKIEGIAGVDEKNKASAAVKEPDKDKNDGLRNNKDRNNDEEMKSKMFNTMGGERNGDGGGNKEEGELKNKAVDSTGSETGVGNREEYGSSTIKCNPGPKFMQGRESGRGNHMETLGGKLERIVGSQQTKGIETESRQQAMKTEIVQCAHKRDTTAEQQRQRIICTYMTDEVATQDWPSINERREIDIDLEGGKKGGESILKEK
- the LOC123201580 gene encoding heavy metal-associated isoprenylated plant protein 5-like isoform X2 yields the protein MGKVNPYKVKEMVECETKKKVQLIFPSAEMEGDRDENKGNEAKLLKQIKTVHKNDVANKKTEERLTVLKIKLCCNSCNQKLRKNLKIKGLDIVSMDVDKHLLKVKGTTDLTDLRSYMKKELKKDVEIVIPPEVMVHVKKGNGTAKKKEKLAGNIYKKDKDAGATNKKDKGTAFSEKNQDTGKANEKIEGIAGVDEKNKASAAVKEPDKDKNDGLRNNKDRNNDEEMKSKMFNTMGGERNGDGGGNKEEGELKNKAVDSTGSETGVGNREEYGSSTIKCNPGPKFMQGRESGRGNHMETLGGKLERIVGSQQTKGIETESRQQAMKTEIVQCAHKRDTTAEQQRQRIICTYMTDEVATQDWPSINERREIDIDLEGGKKGGESILKEK